A DNA window from Castanea sativa cultivar Marrone di Chiusa Pesio chromosome 7, ASM4071231v1 contains the following coding sequences:
- the LOC142644560 gene encoding protein VACUOLELESS GAMETOPHYTES-like, producing the protein MKKRHLLHQYQLTLLPKIPSGNKCYACSQYCNGFVYTCAMCSFKIDVQCSLVPEILTHEGHRHRLILSYTSFTQSCSNCGDRRNLLFHCTTCEFALDFKWVTLPQITRHKQHEHPFTLSYTSEDDSGEYYYDICEEERNPNHWFYYCADCTYPAHPKCILGKYPNLKFGGAYTLDYHQHPLTFIEETEDDPPCHKCSCPCKELI; encoded by the coding sequence ATGAAAAAGCGACACCTGCTTCATCAATACCAACTCACCCTCCTTCCAAAGATACCTTCTGGCAACAAGTGTTATGCCTGTAGCCAGTATTGCAATGGTTTTGTCTACACTTGTGCGATGTGCAGCTTTAAAATTGATGTACAATGTAGTTTGGTCCCAGAAATCCTTACCCATGAAGGTCATAGGCATCGACTCATCCTCTCCTACACAAGCTTTACACAGAGTTGCAGTAATTGTGGTGATAGAAGAAATCTACTATTTCATTGTACCACTTGTGAATTTGCACTTGACTTTAAATGGGTGACACTACCACAAATCACAAGGCACAAACAACATGAGCATCCCTTCACTCTCAGTTATACATCTGAAGATGATTCTGGTGAATATTACTATGATATCtgtgaagaagaacgaaacccAAATCATTGGTTCTACTACTGTGCAGATTGCACTTACCCTGCACATCCCAAATGTATTCTTGGGAAATACCCAAATTTGAAGTTTGGAGGTGCTTACACACTTGATTATCATCAACACCCCCTTACTTTCATTGAGGAAACTGAAGATGACCCTCCATGTCACAAATGTAGTTGTCCTTGCAAAGAGTTGATCTAG
- the LOC142643482 gene encoding protein LAZ1: MKIKKFHGLVTSLTSTAPLWASLFSGSLVLVTLALSIYLLFEHLSAYKNPEEQKFLIGVILMVPCYAVESFVSLVYPSLSVDCGILRDCYESFAMYCFGRYLVACLGGEERTIEFMEREGRASSKTPLLEHGYEKGTIKHPFPMNYFFKPWTLGKSFYQVIKIGIVQYMLIKTLSAILAVVLEAFGIYCDGEFKWGCGYPYMAVVLNFSQSWALYCLVQFYTVTRVELAHIQPLAKFVTFKSIVFLTWWQGVGIAILYSLGLFKSTIAQGLQLKSSVQDFIICIEMAIASIVHLYVFPAKPYELMGDRFPGSISVLGDYSADCPLDPDEVRDSERPIKLRLPQPDIDVRSGMTIRESVRDLVIGGGEHIVNDVRFTVTQAVEPMEKGFTRFGQKLHKISQNIKKSDKDRRRTKDDSCVATSSPTRRMIRGIDDPLLNGSFSDSGVSRGRKHHRRKSGNTSAESGGESSSDQSYGGYLVRGRRWVTKE; this comes from the exons atgaagataaaaaaatttcacgGTCTTGTAACCTCGTTGACCTCCACAGCTCCATTATGGGCAAGTCTATTCTCTGGCTCCCTTGTACTTGTTACTCTGGCACTTTCAATATACCTTCTATTCGAGCACCTTTCTGCATACAAGAACCCTGAG GAGCAAAAATTTTTGATTGGTGTTATCCTAATGGTTCCATGCTATGCGGTAGAATCG TTTGTATCATTGGTGTACCCATCATTAAGCGTTGACTGTGGGATACTACGCGATTGCTATGAGTCCTTTGCCATGTATTGCTTTGGAAGATACCTTGTTGCGTGCTTGG gTGGGGAAGAGAGGACTATTGAGTTTATGGAAAGAGAAGGACGTGCAAGCTCTAAAACTCCACTATTAGAACACGGATATGAAAAAGGAACCATAAAGCATCCTTTTCCAATGAACTATTTCTTCAAGCCATGGACACTAGGCAAATCGTTTTACCAAGTTATCAAAATTGGAATTGTTCAATAT ATGTTAATAAAGACTCTAAGTGCTATTTTAGCAGTAGTCCTTGAAGCCTTTGGTATTTATTGTGACGGAGAATTCAAATGGGGATGCGG GTATCCTTACATGGCAGTGGTTCTAAATTTCAGTCAGTCGTGGGCTTTGTATTGTCTTGTTCAATTTTATACTGTAACAAGGGTTGAATTGGCACACATACAACCATTGGCTAAGTTTGTGACATTTAAATCAATTGTGTTCTTGACTTGGTGGCAAGGTGTGGGAATTGCTATTCTCTATTCCCTTGGTTTGTTCAAAAGTACTATAGCTCAAGGTTTACAGTTAAAGTCAAGTGTTCAAGATTTCATCATTTGTATAGAG ATGGCCATTGCTTCCATTGTTCACCTCTATGTGTTTCCGGCAAAACCTTATGAGCTAATGGGGGACCGCTTCCCTGGAAGTATTTCAGTTCTTGGAGACTATTCTGCTGATTGTCCTTTGGATCCTGATGAGGTTAGAGACAGTGAGCGCCCCATAAAGTTACGCCTTCCCCAGCCTGACATTGATGTCAGGAGTGGAATGACTATCAGAGAAAGTGTTCGGGATCTTGTTATTGGTGGTGGGGAACAT ATTGTGAATGATGTGAGGTTCACAGTAACCCAAGCAGTGGAGCCTATGGAGAAGGGGTTCACAAGGTTTGGTCAGAAGTTACATAAGATCTCTCAAAACATTAAGAAGAGTGATAAGGATAGAAGAAGAACAAAAGATGACAGTTGCGTAGCCACGTCATCACCTACACGGAGGATGATTCGTGGGATAGATGACCCCTTATTAAATGGGAGCTTTAGTGATAGTGGAGTCTCGAGGGGAAGGAAGCACCACCGTCGGAAATCAGGAAATACCAGTGCAGAAAGTGGGGGAGAGAGCAGCAGCGATCAAAGTTATGGTGGGTATCTGGTCAGAGGTCGAAGGTGGGTTACCAAAGAGTAG
- the LOC142642429 gene encoding uncharacterized protein LOC142642429 isoform X2 codes for METTSFTRNRYWVLRHGKSIPNESGLIVSSLENGTLAKYQLAPEGVKQAELAGELFQKVMEDLRERFFGPSFELMSHDKYAEIWALDEKDPFMRPEDGECVDDVASRLANAMATIESEFQGCAVLIVSHGDPLQILQTILNAVKQQTVSSSNDLASRIQAVRVPSILSQHRKHALLTAELRAVI; via the exons ATGGAAACCACGTCGTTTACACGCAACAGATACTGGGTCCTGAGGCATGGCAAGAGCATTCCAAACGAGAGTGGCCTTATTGTCTCCTCCTTG GAAAATGGTACGCTTGCTAAATATCAATTGGCGCCTGAAGGTGTTAAGCAAGCAGAGTTGGCTGGAGAGTTATTTCAAAAG GTGATGGAAGATCTTCGAGAACGCTTCTTTGGTCCTTCATTTGAACTTATGTCACATGATAAA TATGCAGAGATATGGGCTTTAGATGAGAAAGATCCATTCATGAGGCCAGAAGATGGAGAATGTGTTGATGATGTTGCTTCTAGGCTTGCAAATGCTATGGCAACTATAGAGTCAGAATTTCAAGG ATGTGCAGTCTTGATTGTTAGCCATGGGGATCCCCTCCAAATCCTGCAGACAATACTCAACGCAGTTAAGCAGCAAACAGTATCCAGTAGTAACGACTTGGCGTCAAGAATACAAGCAGTTAGAGTGCCTTCCATCTTGTCACAGCACCGCAAACACGCACTCCTCACTGCAGAGCTCCGTGCAGTTATATAA
- the LOC142642429 gene encoding uncharacterized protein LOC142642429 isoform X1: protein METTSFTRNRYWVLRHGKSIPNESGLIVSSLENGTLAKYQLAPEGVKQAELAGELFQKVLKENNIALENVRICYSPFSRTTHTAKIVASVLNLPFEGPQCKVMEDLRERFFGPSFELMSHDKYAEIWALDEKDPFMRPEDGECVDDVASRLANAMATIESEFQGCAVLIVSHGDPLQILQTILNAVKQQTVSSSNDLASRIQAVRVPSILSQHRKHALLTAELRAVI, encoded by the exons ATGGAAACCACGTCGTTTACACGCAACAGATACTGGGTCCTGAGGCATGGCAAGAGCATTCCAAACGAGAGTGGCCTTATTGTCTCCTCCTTG GAAAATGGTACGCTTGCTAAATATCAATTGGCGCCTGAAGGTGTTAAGCAAGCAGAGTTGGCTGGAGAGTTATTTCAAAAG GTGCTGAAGGAAAATAACATAGCACTTGAAAATGTCCGCATTTGTTACTCTCCATTTTCGAGAACAACTCACACTGCTAAAATTGTTGCATCTGTGTTGAATCTTCCATTTGAAGGTCCTCAATGTAAG GTGATGGAAGATCTTCGAGAACGCTTCTTTGGTCCTTCATTTGAACTTATGTCACATGATAAA TATGCAGAGATATGGGCTTTAGATGAGAAAGATCCATTCATGAGGCCAGAAGATGGAGAATGTGTTGATGATGTTGCTTCTAGGCTTGCAAATGCTATGGCAACTATAGAGTCAGAATTTCAAGG ATGTGCAGTCTTGATTGTTAGCCATGGGGATCCCCTCCAAATCCTGCAGACAATACTCAACGCAGTTAAGCAGCAAACAGTATCCAGTAGTAACGACTTGGCGTCAAGAATACAAGCAGTTAGAGTGCCTTCCATCTTGTCACAGCACCGCAAACACGCACTCCTCACTGCAGAGCTCCGTGCAGTTATATAA